In a single window of the Acidimicrobiia bacterium genome:
- a CDS encoding tRNA (cytidine(34)-2'-O)-methyltransferase: MFDVVLYQPEIPPNTGNIMRLCANTGTVLHLIHPLGFDLEDTKLRRAGLDYREWADVREHESIEAFVAVVAPGRVIAFTRDGENRYSDVDYQRGDALLFGPESDGLPDEVLGLPLVDRRVRIPMLPRSRSLNLSNAVAVVLFEAWKRHDFAGGV, from the coding sequence CTCCGAACACCGGCAACATCATGCGCCTGTGCGCCAACACCGGCACGGTATTGCACCTCATCCACCCGTTGGGATTCGACCTTGAGGACACCAAGCTGCGGAGGGCCGGACTCGACTACCGGGAGTGGGCCGACGTCCGGGAACATGAGTCGATAGAAGCTTTCGTGGCTGTAGTGGCTCCCGGCCGGGTGATCGCTTTTACGCGTGACGGCGAGAACAGGTATTCGGACGTCGACTACCAACGGGGCGACGCGTTGCTGTTCGGCCCGGAGTCGGACGGCCTCCCCGACGAAGTGTTGGGTCTGCCTCTCGTGGATCGTCGCGTTCGGATTCCCATGTTGCCCCGATCGCGCAGCCTCAATCTTTCGAACGCGGTGGCGGTGGTGTTGTTCGAGGCGTGGAAACGGCACGACTTCGCAGGCGGCGTCTAG